A genome region from Nicotiana tabacum cultivar K326 chromosome 13, ASM71507v2, whole genome shotgun sequence includes the following:
- the LOC107831933 gene encoding putative mitochondrial protein AtMg00820, giving the protein MALISQLELKKFDEALKDDYWVKAMKDELDQFERNKVWDLVPKLSNATVVGTKWIFRNKLNESSQVVHNKARLVAQGYSQQEGIDYDEKFAPVERLEYIRILLAFAAHKGFRLFQMDVKSAFLNQVFKLSNALYGLKKAPRA; this is encoded by the coding sequence ATGGCCTTAATATCACAACTTGAGCTAAAAAAGTTTGATGAAGCCCTCAAAGATGACTACTGGGTCAAAGCCATGAAAGATGAACttgatcaatttgaaagaaataaagtgtGGGACTTGGTTCCAAAACTATCCAATGCTACTGTCGTAGGAACAAAATGGATTTTCAGAAATAAGCTGAATGAATCTAGTCAAGTAGTTCATAACAAAGCAAGGTTAGTCGCCCAAGGTTACTCTCAGCAAGAAGGAATTGACTACGATGAAAAATTTGCTCCTGTAGAAAGATTAGAATATATTCGAATTCTACTTGCTTTTGCTGCTCATAAAGGATTTAGGCtatttcaaatggatgtaaaaagcGCCTTCCTAAACCAAGTATTCAAGTTGTCAAACGCTTTATACGGACTCAAAAAAGCCCCCCGAGCCTAG